A single genomic interval of Salmo trutta chromosome 13, fSalTru1.1, whole genome shotgun sequence harbors:
- the LOC115206172 gene encoding alpha-2-macroglobulin — MCTTVMAMALNLLCLVFITSGILPTASSSTFNESIYLVTVSSELVGGTTEKLCAQVHQATEPLSLKVSLELEGGSSTILLEEDVTQDFYRCISFQVPPVTADSVATVNVSIKGRKDEMSKMTKILIKPKRFLTIFQTDKPVYKPGQTVKFRIVSLDASFLSFNQMYLTVELQDPNSNRIAQWLNQSTVSGILDLSHPMSAEATQGSYIITAWNEKGEQSSQNFDVKEYVLPKYEVKVYLPQTITILDKRATLRVCGKYTYGKPVLGSVTAKVCRNVIQYRWLYESSNICELYLMKTDATGCATQMIDVTRFRLNESKFDDFEVETEMEEYGTGVILKGSGKASFTNVIITVRFEDVPQAYKPGIAYEGKIKVTGPDSTPVPNEPVYLFLQNGGQSENWTLTTDSKGIASFSLDTSLWTSDSVSLSARYQKVMEDYPYVQGVRRPEYSSDYQFTRKSYSKSKSFVKIMQGEGKFSCEKDGIVLAHYIIQGVELKKGQTTLDFFYLIISRGSIQQHGHLPVTVTEGKVNQGELTLSLQRMPELTPFAQVVVYTVLPDGEAVADSRDFPIQLCLKNKVSLKFSSLQELPGEKTSLSLQAHPGSLCSLRAIDQSVLLLQPEQELSLDSVFSQLPVQKLSGYSYRVEDFDPYPCRPFPPIIKAEMEVPPSPVPKLAEELEAPPVPDRKKRSFWFGPNNDKNDVYNIFKEVGIKILTNSDVKKPYNCIIPFSMEYDAIQFKSVEEIDAPVSMANMMPETSAARASDGPKETVRTYFPETWIWDLVPVGHTGKVNVEKTVPDTITEWAAGAFCTSPVGFGLAPNTGLTAFQPFFVSLTLPYSVIRGEVFTLKATVFNYLSKCIMVKVTLAESNQFTARPCEGCQYSLCLCAEESRTFKWILTPTALGEVRVKVSAEALKTEELCGNEVATVPEKGRIDTVVQTLLVEAEGTQETVSHNALLCPAEGPVEKDISLKLPEVFVEGSAKASLSVLGDLMGRAMKNLDSLLQMPYGCGEQNMVLFAPNIYILNYLQSTRQLTMEIQTRATGFLDSGYQRELNYKHDDGSYSAFGKSDDSGNTWLTSFVMKSFGGAKPYIFVDPAHIAQAKAWLASHQQTDGCIASVGKLFHNGMKGGVGDEVSLTAYITAALLELDGNTSDPMVEKSLVCLKAAVSDQLDNTYTMALLSYTFTLAQNQDMRAKLITHLDKIAATSGGNRHWERAEASGSKTDSLEVEMTSYVLLALLSGPTMPGFGLDYSTGIVRWLAQQQNPYGGFASTQDTVVALQALAKYGAATFSPEGASTVSVSSAGGLKMEFTVNQNNRLLYQEKQLGEVPGDYNIKAQGKSCVFVQIAMHYNIPPPPDFSAFNISTQTLGKCNGTKKSLIVSVDVRYNGRREETNMVIINVKLLSGFVLDKSSLRPLKNDPTVKRVDLEEGHVVIYLDGLKQKETKTYSLAIEEDVPVRNLKPAVVKVYDYYQTSDEAVSEYSSPCAESDEVNEV, encoded by the exons GATTTACCTGGTGACGGTCAGCTCGGAGCTGGTAGGAGGAACCACAGAGAAACTTTGTGCTCAGGTCCACCAAGCCACAGAGCCTCTGTCGTTGAAGGTGTCGCTGGAGCTGGAGGGTGGCAGCAGCACCATTCTACTGGAGGAAGACGTAACACAGGACTTCTATCGCTGCATCTCCTTCCAG GTACCCCCAGTGACGGCTGACAGTGTGGCCACTGTCAATGTCAGCATCAAGGGGAGGAAGGACGAGATGAGTAAAATGACCAAGATCCTTATCAAGCCTAAAAGATTCCTCACCATTTTCCAGACAGACAAACCAGTCTACAAACCTGGACAGACAG TCAAGTTCCGAATCGTCTCGCTGGATGCCAGTTTCTTGTCATTCAATCAGATG TATCTAACAGTGGAGCTTCAG GACCCGAACTCCAACCGCATTGCTCAGTGGTTGAACCAGTCAACAGTGAGTGGAATTCTGGACCTGTCCCACCCCATGTCCGCAGAGGCAACGCAAGGAAGTTACATCATCACTGCATGGAATGAGAAGGGAGAGCAATCCTCCCAAAACTTTGACGTCAAAGAATATG TGTTACCCAAATATGAGGTGAAAGTCTATCTACCCCAAACAATCACTATTCTGGACAAGCGAGCAACACTGAGAGTTTGTGGAAA ATACACTTATGGAAAACCAGTGCTGGGGTCTGTCACGGCGAAAGTTTGCAGAAATGTCATTCAATATCGCTGGTTATATGAATCTAGTAATATCTGCGAGTTGTATCTTATGAAA ACAGACGCAACTGGTTGTGCAACCCAAATGATTGACGTGACCCGGTTCCGTCTAAATGAATCAAAGTTTGATGACTTCGAAGTGGAGACTGAGATGGAGGAATATGGAACTG GGGTCATCCTTAAAGGTAGTGGCAAGGCAAGCTTCACCAATGTCATCATAACTGTTCGTTTTGAGGACGTGCCCCAAGCATATAAACCAGGAATTGCATACGAGGGGAAG ATCAAGGTGACCGGTCCAGACTCTACTCCCGTTCCCAATGAGCCTGTGTATCTCTTCCTACAAAACGGTGGCCAATCTGAGAACTGGACTCTCACCACAGACAGCAAGGGCATTGCTTCTTTCTCTCTAGACACTTCTCTATGGACTTctgattctgtctctctgtcg GCTCGTTATCAAAAGGTTATGGAGGATTATCCGTACGTGCAGGGTGTGCGTAGACCAGAATATTCATCCGATTACCAATTCACAAGAAAATCTTATTCCAAGAGCAAGAGCTTTGTGAAGATAATGCAGGGCGAAGGGAAGTTCTCCTGTGAGAAGGACGGTATTGTTCTTGCTCACTACATCATCCAAGGGGTGGAGCTGAAAAAGGGACAGACGACCCTGGACTTTTTCTATCTG ATTATATCTAGAGGCAGCATTCAGCAGCATGGCCATCTTCCGGTGACTGTTACAGAAGGAAAAG TAAACCAAGGGGAGCTCACTCTCTCGCTGCAGCGGATGCCTGAGCTGACCCCTTTCGCCCAGGTGGTGGTGTACACCGTGTTGCCTGATGGGGAGGCAGTAGCAGACAGCCGAGACTTCCCCATTCAACTCTGCCTAAAAAACAAG GTGTCCCTGAAGTTCTCGTCCCTCCAGGAGTTGCCAGGGGAGAAGACCTCTCTGAGCCTCCAGGCCCACCCAGGGTCTCTGTGTTCTCTCAGGGCCATCGACCAGagtgtgctgctgctgcagcctgAACAGGAGCTCAGCCTGGACTCT GTCTTCAGTCAGCTGCCTGTTCAGAAGTTGTCTGGATATTCATACAGAGTAGAAGACTTTGACCCCTACCCATGCCGACCATTTCCTCCAATCATTAAAGCGGAGATGGAAGTACCCCCTTCACCTGTCCCTAAACTGGCCGAGGAGTTAGAAGCACCACCGGTACCTGACAGGAAAAAACGCTCATTCTGGTTTGGCCCCAACAATGACAAAAACGATGTTTACAACATCTTTAAA GAAGTTGGAATCAAGATCCTGACCAACTCTGATGTGAAAAAACCTTACAACTGTATTATACCCTTTTCAATGGAATATGACG CTATCCAATTTAAATCAGTAGAAGAAATTGATGCTCCAGTGTCAATGGCCAACATGATGCCAGAGACCTCAGCCGCTAGAGCCTCTGACGGGCCTAAAGAGACCGTCCGCACGTACTTCCCTGAGACCTGGATCTGGGACCTGGTTCCTGTGGG GCATACAGGAAAAGTGAATGTTGAGAAGACTGTCCCAGACACCATCACTGAGTGGGCTGCAGGGGCGTTCTGTACTTCCCCAGTGGGTTTTGGCCTGGCTCCCAACACTGGCCTCACTGCCTTCCAACCCTTCTTTGTGAGCCTGACGCTGCCCTACTCTGTCATCCGGGGGGAGGTGTTCACACTCAAGGCCACAGTGTTCAACTACCTCTCCAAGTGTATCATG GTAAAGGTGACTCTAGCTGAGTCGAACCAGTTCACAGCCAGGCCATGTGAAGGCTGCCAGTAcagcctgtgtctgtgtgctgaAGAGAGCAGGACCTTCAAGTGGATCCTCACCCCAACTGCTTTAG GGGAGGTGCGCGTGAAAGTGAGCGCTGAGGCATTGAAAACTGAGGAGCTCTGCGGCAACGAGGTGGCCACGGTGCCAGAGAAAGGACGCATTGACACCGTTGTGCAAACACTGCTGGTGGAG GCCGAGGGAACCCAGGAGACGGTCAGCCACAatgctctgctctgccctgcaG AGGGCCCGGTGGAGAAGGACATCTCTCTGAAGCTGCCTGAGGTGTTTGTGGAGGGCTCTGCCAAGGCCTCCCTCTCAGTACTGG GCGACCTGATGGGTCGGGCCATGAAGAACCTGGACAGCCTGTTGCAGATGCCCTATGGCTGTGGAGAGCAGAACATGGTGCTGTTTGCTCCCAATATCTACATCCTCAACTACCTGCAAAGCACCAGGCAGCTCACCATGGAGATCCAGACCAGGGCCACAGGCTTCCTAGACAGTG GCTACCAGAGGGAGCTCAACTACAAGCATGACGATGGCTCCTACAGTGCCTTTGGGAAGAGCGATGATTCTGGAAACACGTG GCTCACCTCCTTTGTGATGAAGTCCTTTGGAGGGGCCAAGCCCTACATCTTTGTGGACCCCGCCCACATTGCCCAGGCCAAGGCCTGGTTGGCCAGTCACCAGCAGACGGATGGCTGCATCGCGTCAGTGGGGAAACTCTTCCATAACGGCATGAAG GGAGGGGTCGGGGATGAAGTGTCGCTCACTGCCTACATCACCgctgcactgctggagctggaTGGCAACACTTCT GACCCCATGGTGGAGAAGAGTCTGGTGTGTCTGAAGGCAGCAGTGTCTGACCAGCTGGACAACACCTACACCATGGCCCTGCTGTCCTACACCTTCACCCTGGCCCAAAACCAGGACATGAGGGCCAAGCtcatcacccacctggacaagataGCTGCTACCTCAG GTGGCAATCGTCACTGGGAGAGAGCAGAGGCTTCTGGGTCGAAGACGGACTCTCTGGAGGTGGAGATGACATCCTATGTGCTGCTGGCGCTGCTTTCCGGTCCCACCATGCCAGGCTTTGGGCTGGACTACTCCACTGGCATCGTCCGCTGGCTAGCCCAGCAGCAGAACCCCTACGGAGGCTTTGCCTCAACACAG GACACAGTGGTAGCACTGCAGGCCCTGGCCAAGTACGGTGCTGCCACCTTCAGTCCAGAGGGCGCCAGTACAGTCAGTGTGAGCTCGGCCGGAGGCCTGAAGATGGAGTTTACTGTGAATCAGAACAACAGGCTGCTCTATCAGGAGAAGCAGCTGGGGGAGGTTCCTGGGGACTATAACATCAAGGCACAGGGCAAGAGCTGCGTCTTTGTGCAG ATCGCCATGCACTACAATATTCCCCCTCCTCCTGACTTCTCTGCTTTCAACATCTCAACACAGACGCTTGGGAAATGTAACGGCACCAAGAAATCTCTGATAGTGTCTGTGGATGTCAG GTACAATGGTCGGCGAGAGGAGACCAACATGGTGATCATCAATGTCAAGCTTCTCTCCGGCTTTGTCCTGGACAAGTCCTCCCTCAGGCCT TTGAAAAATGACCCCACTGTCAAACGAGTTGACCTGGAGGAAGGACATGTCGTCATTTACCTAGATGGG CTCAAGCAGAAGGAAACGAAGACGTACAGCCTGGCCATAGAGGAGGATGTGCCTGTGAGGAATCTGAAACCAGCTGTGGTGAAAGTGTATGACTACTACCAGACAA GTGATGAAGCTGTGAGTGAATACAGCTCCCCGTGTGCAGAGA GTGACGAAGTAAATGAAGTGTGA